The genome window TCTGAAGATGTACTTCCCCGTCACGTCGGGGATTATCATTCAAAAGAAGGTCGCCGACGTGAAGGCCGTGGATGATGTCTCCTTTTTCATCCGTAAGGGCGAGACCCTGGGGTTGGTGGGTGAATCCGGCTGCGGCAAGACGACCACGGGCCGCGCCATCCTGCAGCTCTACAAGCCCTCTGCCGGGGAGATCGTTTACGAGGGAAGGGACCTGTGCAAGATAAGCGGCGGCGAGATGCGGGCCATGCGGAAGAAGATGCAGATTATCTTCCAGGACCCGTACGGTTCTCTTAACCCCCGCATGACGTGCGGCAGCATCATCGGCGAGCCGCTCATCGTCCACCATCTGGCCAAGAACCGTAAAGAGTACCAGGAGCAGGTGGCCGAGCTCCTCCGCGTCGTTGGCCTGAACCCGTACATGGGGGACCGCTATCCCCACGAGTTCAGCGGCGGCCAGCGCCAGCGTATCGGCATCGCACGGGCGTTGGCGGTGAAGCCCAACTTCATCGTTTGCGATGAGCCGGTCTCGGCCCTCGACGTGTCCATTCAGGCCCAGGTCATCAACCTGCTGGAGGAACTGCAGCAGGAGTTTCACCTCACCTACCTGTTCATCGCCCACGACCTCTCGGTGGTGCGGCACATCAGCGACCGCGTGGCGGTGATGTACCTGGGCAAGATCGTGGAGATCGCCAATAGGGACGAGCTGTACGAGAACCCCCTGCATCCCTACACCAAGGCGCTGCTCTCCGCCGTGCCCATCCCTGACCCAGTGGTGGAGGCCAAGCGGGAGCGCATCATTCTTACCGGCGACGTTCCCAGCCCCCTGCGGCCGCCGCCCGGGTGCAACTTCCATACGCGCTGTCCGATCGCCATCCCGGACTGCAAGGACATGGTGCCGCCGCTGAGGGAAGTGAGCAGAGACCACTGGGTGGCCTGCATCCGCGCGTCCGGCTATAACGCGTAGAAGCCTGTTCTCGCAACCTCGTAAGCCCCCGGCATAATACCGGGGGCTTGCTTTTTGTGCGTCGTTTGCCTTGAGCGCCCAGGAGCGGTGTGCTACGATGGCTCCTATGGAACTCCAACGCATCCGAAACTTCTGCATCATCGCTCACATTGATCATGGCAAGTCCACCCTGGCTGACCGCCTCCTTGAGCTGACGGGCACCATCAGCGCCCGCGATGCTGTCGCTCAGCTCATGGACCAGATGGACCTGGAGCGGGAGCGGGGCATCACCATCAAGGCCAAGGCCGTCCGCATGGCGTTCAAGTCCCAGGACGGGCTGGACTATGAGTTCAACCTGATTGACACGCCCGGCCACGTGGACTTTACATATGAGGTCTCGCGCAGCCTGGCCGCGTGCGAGGGCGCCATCCTGGTCGTGGACGCCAGCCAGGGCATACAGGCCCAGACCATCGCCAACGTCTACCTGGCGTTGGACCATAACCTGACCGTTATTCCATTCATAAACAAGATAGACCTGCCCATGGCCGAGCCGGAGCGCGTCGCGAAGGAGCTGGAGGAGTCACTGGGTTTCAGCCGCGAGGACATGGTTTTCGGATCGGCCAAGGATGGCACGGGCGCCCACGAGTTGCTGGAGGCCATTGTCCGGCGCGTTCCTCCGCCCAAGGGCGACGTTGCCGCGCCCCTGCGGGCGCTTATCTTCGACTCCAAGTATGACTCGTACAAAGGCGTGCTGGCCTATGTGCGCGTGATGGACGGCATGGTAACGACAAACCAGTCTCTTCGCCTGATGTTCACCGGCACCGCGGTGGACGCGCTGGAGGTTGGCGTGTTCAAGCCGCACCTGGCGCCTACAGGCCGTCTGGAAGCGGGTGAGGTGGGGTACGTGGCCACCGGCCTGAAGAACGTACGGGAGTGCCAGGTGGGGGACACCATCACCAGCCAGCAAAGTCCTTCGCGTGAGCCGCTCCCCGGCTACAAGCCGCTCAAGCCCATGGTCTTCGCCGGCCTGTACCCTATGGAAGGGGACGACTATCCCAATCTGCGCGAAGCCCTGGACAAGCTGCGTCTGAACGACGCCTCGCTGTCGTACGACCCGGAGAGCAGCGCGGCCCTGGGGCACGGCTTCCGGTGCGGCTTTCTGGGTCTTCTGCACATGGACATCGTGCAGGAGCGGCTGGAGCGCGAGTTCGGCCTCAAGCTGCTGGCCACCGCCCCCAGCGTGGCCTACCAGGTGCGGACGACCGATGGCAGCGAGGTTGAGGTGGACAACCCGTCCATGCTGCCAGAACCGACGCAGATAGCCCTCGTGCGAGAGCCCTGGCTGAAGGTGACCATCATTACGCCCAGCCGCTTCATTGGCGGCATCATGGACCTGGTGACCACGCGCCGGGGCGAGTTCAAGCGCATGGAGTACCTGGAGTCCCGCGCGGAGACTGTTGAAACGGAGCGCAGGACGGACCCCGCCAGGGATGCGCGTGTCCTGCTGGAGTATAATCTGCCTCTGGCGGATGTCCTCGTGGACTTCTACGATCAGCTCAAGTCGCGCACCCAGGGCTACGCTTCCATGGACTACTCCATCGCCGAGTACAGAGAAGCGCCTCTGGTCAAGGTGGAGGTGCTGGTCAACGGCCAGCCTCTGGATGCTCTGTCGATCATCGTGCACCGGGCCAACGCCCATCAGCAGGGTAAGGCTTTGGTGGAAAGGCTGAAGGACCTGATACCGCGCCAGCTTTTCGAGGTGGCCCTGCAGGCGGCCATCGGCAGGAAGATCATCGCCCGGGAGACGGTGAAGGCGATGCGCAAGAACGTGCTGGCCAAGTGCTACGGCGGCGATATAACGCGCAAGCGCAAGCTCCTTGAGAAGCAGGCCGAGGGCAAGAAGCGGCTCAAGAAGATAGGCCACGTCGAGATTCCGCAGGAGGCCTTTTTCGCTATCCTCAAGTTGAGGTGACCTATGCGCTGGTTGCTGGGGGTCGTTGCGGCGTTCGCTCTCCTCCTGGCGGGTTGTGTCACTCCTGCGCTGCCCACGCCGACGCCCACGTTTACGCCCACGGCGACGCCCACAGCGACGCCGGTCCCGACGCCTACGCCTACGTTCACGCCCACGCCGACCCCCGCTCCGACGGCCACGCCTACCGCTTCGCCCACGCCAAGGCCGTCGCCGACCGCCACGCGCACGACGACGCCCACGCGGACGCCCACGGCCACACCCACGCCGCTTCCGCCTCTGCCGCCGACCGTGACGGCCACGGCGGCGCCTGTGCCCACGTTAGCCCCGGGGCAGACCCCCACGGTGACGCCCACCCCGTACCCCGTCGTGCCGACGGCGACTCCGCGTCCGTCCAGCGGCGCCAACCTGCTCCCCGTCACCCCACAAGGGTGGGAGTCGCCTCTCATCGTTTCCTCCGCGTCGGGTGTGCTTCAGTCCAGCCCCGTCGCCGCGGGCGGTCCTGTGTACGTGTCGTTCGCCGTCGGGAACCGCGGCAGCAACGCGACGCCCTCCATGTTCTTTGCCGACCTCCTTGTGGACGGCGTGGTCGTGCACCGCGTGCGCAACAGCTCTCTGGAGCCGCGCTACTTCTCCACGGTCACGAACTGGGCAGACCTGACGGTAATGGTGCGCCTCACGCCAGGCACGCACCGGTTGCGCCTGGTGGTGGACCCGACCAACCTCGTCGTCGAAAGCGACGAGACGGACAACGTGTTGGAGCGCGACGTGGATTTCGCTTTCTCAGGCGCGCCGTCCACAGTCCCCCTCTCCGCGGCTCGACGGCCCAACCTGGCGCCCTTTCAGATGCAGGGTTGGGACGGCGTCATCGTGGCCGCCAGTGCTCAGGAGTCCATATCCAGCGCCAGCGCCCGTTCCACACCTCTGTCAGTGGACGCGGGCACCTTTTTCTCCTATGGCGTAAAGAACGTGGGCCTGAGCAGCATCGGCGTCCCCTTCTGGGTGTACACCTATTTCGACGGGGTCCTGGTGGACAGGATCAAGTTTGAAAGCCTCCTGAGCAACGCCACGACCTGGCGCACTCCCATCAGCACCCTGGCGCAGACCGTCCCGCTGTCGCCCGGACCGCATACCGTGCGCATCGAGGTGGACGCCACTCGTCTGATTGACGAGTCAAACGACGCGGACAACGTCTTCGAGCAGCGTTTCTTCTGGAGCATCGGCCCGGTGCCACCCGCGCCCGCGCCCGCTCCCACGCCAACACCCACGCCGACGCCTCCTGCCGCGCTGCCCAACCTCGTAGTCAGCGGGGCGCCGGAGTGGCAGTCGGGCCTGGTGGTGTCGGGAAGGAAGGGAGAGCGGCAAGATGGTCCTGTCTCTTCTGGCGTGGCCGCATATCTTAGCTGGTCAGTCTTCAACGCCGGGTCGGTAGAATCGCCGCCTTTCTCGGTGAACCTCTATCTGGACGGCGCTCTGCTTCAGACGTGGCCGGTCCCCGCTCTGCAACCAGGCTTCTATCGGTCGCTTACAGATTGGGAGGGCCTGCCCTTCCTGCTGTCACAGGGGTCG of Dehalococcoidia bacterium contains these proteins:
- a CDS encoding dipeptide ABC transporter ATP-binding protein is translated as MQQTTAAQPAAQATKDSNILLEVKHLKMYFPVTSGIIIQKKVADVKAVDDVSFFIRKGETLGLVGESGCGKTTTGRAILQLYKPSAGEIVYEGRDLCKISGGEMRAMRKKMQIIFQDPYGSLNPRMTCGSIIGEPLIVHHLAKNRKEYQEQVAELLRVVGLNPYMGDRYPHEFSGGQRQRIGIARALAVKPNFIVCDEPVSALDVSIQAQVINLLEELQQEFHLTYLFIAHDLSVVRHISDRVAVMYLGKIVEIANRDELYENPLHPYTKALLSAVPIPDPVVEAKRERIILTGDVPSPLRPPPGCNFHTRCPIAIPDCKDMVPPLREVSRDHWVACIRASGYNA
- the lepA gene encoding translation elongation factor 4, encoding MELQRIRNFCIIAHIDHGKSTLADRLLELTGTISARDAVAQLMDQMDLERERGITIKAKAVRMAFKSQDGLDYEFNLIDTPGHVDFTYEVSRSLAACEGAILVVDASQGIQAQTIANVYLALDHNLTVIPFINKIDLPMAEPERVAKELEESLGFSREDMVFGSAKDGTGAHELLEAIVRRVPPPKGDVAAPLRALIFDSKYDSYKGVLAYVRVMDGMVTTNQSLRLMFTGTAVDALEVGVFKPHLAPTGRLEAGEVGYVATGLKNVRECQVGDTITSQQSPSREPLPGYKPLKPMVFAGLYPMEGDDYPNLREALDKLRLNDASLSYDPESSAALGHGFRCGFLGLLHMDIVQERLEREFGLKLLATAPSVAYQVRTTDGSEVEVDNPSMLPEPTQIALVREPWLKVTIITPSRFIGGIMDLVTTRRGEFKRMEYLESRAETVETERRTDPARDARVLLEYNLPLADVLVDFYDQLKSRTQGYASMDYSIAEYREAPLVKVEVLVNGQPLDALSIIVHRANAHQQGKALVERLKDLIPRQLFEVALQAAIGRKIIARETVKAMRKNVLAKCYGGDITRKRKLLEKQAEGKKRLKKIGHVEIPQEAFFAILKLR
- a CDS encoding CARDB domain-containing protein, producing MRWLLGVVAAFALLLAGCVTPALPTPTPTFTPTATPTATPVPTPTPTFTPTPTPAPTATPTASPTPRPSPTATRTTTPTRTPTATPTPLPPLPPTVTATAAPVPTLAPGQTPTVTPTPYPVVPTATPRPSSGANLLPVTPQGWESPLIVSSASGVLQSSPVAAGGPVYVSFAVGNRGSNATPSMFFADLLVDGVVVHRVRNSSLEPRYFSTVTNWADLTVMVRLTPGTHRLRLVVDPTNLVVESDETDNVLERDVDFAFSGAPSTVPLSAARRPNLAPFQMQGWDGVIVAASAQESISSASARSTPLSVDAGTFFSYGVKNVGLSSIGVPFWVYTYFDGVLVDRIKFESLLSNATTWRTPISTLAQTVPLSPGPHTVRIEVDATRLIDESNDADNVFEQRFFWSIGPVPPAPAPAPTPTPTPTPPAALPNLVVSGAPEWQSGLVVSGRKGERQDGPVSSGVAAYLSWSVFNAGSVESPPFSVNLYLDGALLQTWPVPALQPGFYRSLTDWEGLPFLLSQGSHRLRLALDVEGRVTESRRDDNVLEKTYSWGTGPLPAPTPTPTSIPVMYTDAQLRVMLSKLPPLLLVTDSTISRGGRDYRPDLLEVFEAAYYITTGKSFKSENQETHLFLNSEYDAFIDQTCAERLQRTAVQDYVGVRDRCYRGFQSDGLTTQWHGKPHVLVRAEFPPAHVLRVLAHESGHMRQLFINPDQDAGNSLDLQALHEAQAYTHEALVLRGLGDYLGIGFMDYPDMLDFRRLVDQGFDSRLKDMNTEEHSRGNWLLWLSVLDDAGLDRQRQELDAAGRLSPASMAVVYDRLVRLSSSDGRAYVVARLSRLDALQTRVRDVAKRRLVPGLPAEREGSPNLRTVGLLEP